The Nothobranchius furzeri strain GRZ-AD chromosome 6, NfurGRZ-RIMD1, whole genome shotgun sequence genome includes a region encoding these proteins:
- the bbln gene encoding bublin coiled-coil protein produces MSGPNGDPTISTDDGIINDDDEFGEEEYSAINTMLDQINSYLDDLEERNDALNGKLHELLESNRQARLDFRAQLDAQSTQEEGCTQRERQTTEEESSSPTKDDLNECADSQTSDNSR; encoded by the exons ATGTCAGGACCAAACGGGGATCCAACAATCTCCACTGATGATGGTATTATCAACGACGACGATGAATTTGGCGAAGAGG AGTACTCCGCCATCAATACGATGCTGGATCAGATCAATTCGTATCTGGATGACCTGGAGGAGCGTAATGACGCACTGAATGGCAAACTTCACGAACTTCTAGAGTCAAATCGGCAAGCCCGTTTGGATTTCAGGGCTCAGCTGGATGCTCAATCGACTCAAGAGGAAGGGTGCACCCAgagggagcgtcagaccacagagGAAGAGTCTTCCTCACCCACCAAAGATGATTTAAATGAATGCGCAGATTCACAAACTAGTGACAATAGTCGTTAA